Proteins found in one Agaribacterium sp. ZY112 genomic segment:
- a CDS encoding DUF2264 domain-containing protein: protein MPLHSKLYNIRQRFQEAAAYNQKIPKDASRFDTDLITSYAQNKSFFDKNEFLVRYFISSFLAHCDEFYTRCYFAGACSRDTKEMDAIEGCTRMLPFLALALKNQHSLNTKDLDDNDVDLQSILKTCFICATNPEHTAYWGKPRTYQQIVCEAADVALALWISKEQVWHSYSDSEQQQILHWLEQMLECEVVDNNWHLFAFTIQTVIANLTGSELKGLKSYTRIKEFYVGDGWFSDGEGEKFDYYNSWAFHYSLFWLQQINKNLDPDFITSSNAAFCSTFKYFFSREGMPFFGRSACYRLAAPTALLAGAQLSKKADSYNYGNKYKESSAIFDSVWSHFIAKGSIENGIPTQGYYKENLNFLDAYSGPGSSLWCLRSLNLLLWDFNTFIEHHEESYALPSESNFKPIIIEAIDAKLYKDGKGDILMHWLKRPYLPAKVKHQSTINKLKEFYRKTPKRPTNNHIKNRLQTYSTQKPYTEL from the coding sequence ATGCCTCTGCACTCAAAGCTATACAATATTAGACAACGCTTCCAAGAGGCCGCAGCTTACAACCAAAAGATACCTAAAGATGCGTCCCGCTTCGACACGGATCTCATAACCAGCTATGCACAAAATAAGTCCTTTTTTGATAAAAATGAGTTTTTAGTTCGCTATTTCATCAGCTCATTTCTTGCTCACTGTGATGAATTTTACACTCGTTGCTATTTTGCCGGGGCCTGCAGCCGTGACACCAAAGAAATGGACGCCATTGAAGGCTGTACTCGAATGCTGCCTTTTTTAGCTTTAGCATTAAAAAACCAACATTCACTCAACACAAAAGACCTAGATGACAATGATGTAGACCTACAAAGCATACTTAAAACCTGCTTTATCTGTGCCACTAACCCTGAGCATACAGCCTACTGGGGCAAACCGAGAACCTACCAACAAATTGTTTGTGAAGCCGCTGATGTCGCACTAGCACTGTGGATTAGTAAAGAACAAGTTTGGCACAGCTACAGTGACAGTGAACAACAACAGATCCTCCATTGGCTAGAACAGATGTTGGAGTGTGAGGTGGTTGATAATAACTGGCACCTATTTGCCTTTACTATTCAAACTGTCATTGCCAATCTTACAGGTTCAGAACTCAAGGGGTTAAAAAGCTATACACGGATAAAAGAGTTCTATGTGGGCGATGGCTGGTTTAGCGATGGCGAAGGCGAAAAATTTGATTATTACAACTCTTGGGCCTTTCATTACTCTCTGTTTTGGCTGCAACAAATCAATAAAAACCTAGATCCAGATTTTATTACAAGTAGCAATGCTGCATTTTGCTCTACTTTTAAATACTTCTTTTCTCGTGAGGGCATGCCCTTTTTTGGAAGAAGTGCTTGTTACCGATTGGCAGCACCCACAGCTCTGCTCGCTGGAGCTCAACTAAGTAAAAAAGCAGATAGCTACAATTACGGCAACAAATATAAAGAATCGAGCGCGATTTTTGACAGTGTATGGAGCCATTTTATCGCTAAAGGCAGTATAGAAAATGGTATACCGACTCAAGGCTACTACAAAGAAAACCTAAACTTTCTTGATGCATATTCAGGGCCGGGAAGCTCACTGTGGTGCCTGCGTAGCTTAAACCTACTTCTGTGGGACTTTAATACCTTTATCGAACACCACGAAGAGAGTTACGCCCTGCCTTCTGAAAGCAATTTTAAGCCTATAATCATTGAAGCCATAGACGCAAAGCTTTATAAAGATGGAAAGGGGGATATTTTAATGCACTGGTTAAAGCGCCCTTATCTACCGGCTAAAGTCAAACATCAAAGCACGATTAATAAACTCAAAGAGTTCTATAGGAAAACCCCCAAACGCCCTACAAACAACCATATTAAAAATAGGCTGCAGACATACTCCACCCAAAAGCCTTATACAGAACTGTAA
- a CDS encoding DUF2955 domain-containing protein — translation MYLRKSLSKCLFGSDIGLADLTVDQIRILRLAICLSTCFICAIALAWPLAYLSPMLLCSLIGSPKKPLALKSGIGLLMLIFLAFFPFVLMGFIIPRWPGVSALLLIIGFYYIFYLKAVGKLPELAAVLFLVGITIMPLMALTQPELSLSFTLGFLFSAFIAVVSAWLSFLVFPDPKGCSYNEAVKPKNNLQKHEAQVKALTSTIAITPLALIFYSNNLIEASLVFAFVAILMQNPDIGTNLKAGAGLLLGNLLGGIISYMIFVFLKSTPTLPFFAFLMLLSLLLLGQRIFSEHKFSGLYSASLSTVILLLGSVTGSAGGDFEEKFLSRMVQLFCASTYVVLSLIVLKGLLRKKALKYLARFEATS, via the coding sequence ATGTATTTAAGAAAGAGCTTAAGTAAGTGTTTATTTGGCAGTGATATTGGCCTCGCCGACCTCACTGTCGATCAAATTCGTATCTTACGTTTGGCAATCTGCTTAAGCACCTGCTTTATTTGCGCAATTGCCCTAGCTTGGCCACTAGCCTATTTAAGCCCTATGCTCTTATGCAGCTTAATTGGCTCACCTAAAAAGCCGCTAGCTCTTAAGAGCGGTATTGGCTTGTTAATGCTTATTTTCTTAGCATTTTTCCCTTTTGTACTAATGGGGTTTATTATCCCTCGCTGGCCGGGTGTTTCAGCCTTACTATTAATCATCGGCTTTTATTACATTTTTTACCTAAAGGCGGTTGGCAAACTACCGGAGCTGGCTGCGGTTTTGTTTTTGGTAGGCATTACTATTATGCCGCTGATGGCACTCACTCAACCAGAATTGAGCTTGAGCTTCACCCTAGGCTTTTTATTCTCAGCGTTTATCGCTGTCGTTTCAGCATGGCTCAGTTTTCTGGTATTCCCCGACCCTAAAGGCTGCAGCTATAACGAAGCTGTAAAACCTAAAAACAACTTACAAAAACATGAAGCCCAAGTTAAGGCCTTAACCAGTACAATAGCGATTACTCCTCTAGCACTCATTTTCTACAGCAACAATTTAATTGAGGCATCGTTAGTCTTTGCCTTTGTCGCCATTCTTATGCAGAACCCCGATATCGGCACCAATCTAAAAGCGGGCGCTGGTTTGCTATTGGGTAATTTACTCGGCGGCATAATCTCTTATATGATTTTTGTGTTTCTTAAAAGCACCCCCACCCTGCCTTTTTTTGCTTTTTTAATGCTTTTAAGCCTGCTGTTATTAGGCCAGCGCATCTTCTCTGAGCACAAATTTTCTGGCTTGTATTCAGCCAGTTTATCGACCGTTATTCTTTTACTCGGCTCGGTAACCGGCTCAGCAGGTGGCGATTTTGAAGAGAAGTTTCTCTCTCGTATGGTGCAGCTATTTTGTGCCAGTACTTATGTCGTACTGTCGTTAATTGTCTTAAAGGGTTTGCTTCGCAAAAAGGCATTAAAGTACCTAGCTAGATTTGAAGCTACGAGCTAA
- a CDS encoding HlyD family secretion protein, giving the protein MSEQTNKDNKSKTATKAESESSHTETLIDKDQEQKKDPIKRITIIVLGVCLFLFVWHLFADRLTPYTDNARVRSYIVPIAPQVAGQLVSVDATFSKKVAENELLATIDPRDYQLAVDKAEADLELAGQDINASTEAVSSAEAKLAQQLAQLTYVQQQASRYKTLAAKGVISKAEYDKSVAEVAKAEANVDAAEAEFEKAKEQLGASGQNNPKIRSALSALGKARLDLSYTELRAPASGYVTNVSLDVGQYASPGQPIMTLISSKDTWIEAYMRENNLGNLRVGDPVDIALDSAPGRIYKGHVVSLTLGVNWQNKSTNPGQLPTAPKPGGWLRESQSFPLIVQFDDDTDRKARLEGGQVDLVVYTDDSIILNSLAWLKIRIASLLSYIY; this is encoded by the coding sequence ATGAGCGAGCAAACAAACAAAGATAATAAGAGCAAAACCGCCACTAAGGCCGAGTCTGAAAGCTCGCATACGGAAACGCTTATAGACAAAGATCAAGAACAAAAGAAAGACCCCATTAAGCGCATTACCATCATCGTGCTGGGTGTTTGCTTATTCTTGTTTGTTTGGCATTTGTTTGCCGATCGTTTAACGCCCTATACCGACAACGCTCGGGTGCGCAGTTACATCGTGCCTATTGCACCTCAGGTAGCTGGCCAGCTTGTCTCTGTTGATGCGACCTTTTCCAAAAAAGTGGCTGAAAACGAACTGCTCGCCACCATCGACCCGCGTGACTATCAATTGGCCGTTGATAAAGCCGAAGCCGATTTAGAACTCGCAGGCCAAGACATCAATGCCAGTACCGAGGCGGTATCTTCTGCTGAAGCAAAACTTGCGCAACAACTTGCTCAACTTACCTATGTGCAACAGCAAGCTTCACGCTACAAGACCCTTGCTGCAAAAGGGGTTATCTCTAAAGCGGAATACGATAAAAGCGTGGCTGAAGTCGCTAAAGCAGAAGCCAATGTTGATGCTGCAGAAGCAGAATTTGAAAAAGCCAAAGAGCAACTTGGTGCGAGCGGCCAAAATAACCCCAAAATTCGCTCAGCTTTATCAGCACTGGGCAAAGCAAGACTCGACTTAAGCTACACCGAGCTGCGCGCTCCGGCTTCAGGCTACGTCACCAACGTAAGCCTAGATGTAGGCCAATACGCAAGCCCAGGCCAGCCAATCATGACCTTAATTTCATCCAAAGATACGTGGATCGAAGCTTATATGCGCGAAAATAACTTAGGCAACCTACGCGTAGGTGATCCAGTTGATATCGCCCTAGATAGCGCCCCAGGCCGTATTTATAAAGGCCATGTGGTATCACTAACCCTTGGTGTTAATTGGCAAAATAAAAGCACAAACCCAGGCCAATTACCGACCGCGCCAAAACCTGGCGGCTGGTTAAGAGAATCACAGTCATTCCCTTTAATCGTACAGTTTGATGACGATACCGACCGCAAAGCACGATTAGAAGGTGGGCAGGTTGATTTAGTGGTTTATACCGACGACAGTATTATTTTGAACAGCTTAGCGTGGCTTAAAATTCGTATAGCCAGCCTACTTTCTTATATTTATTAA
- a CDS encoding AI-2E family transporter — MSSSTRSTKHLVEPIVQIAILGLLLFWCFKIVAPFIQPVLWGMIIAVATFPLYKMLQKRLGKRQKLAAPIFTLIMLGLLITPTYHIAASITSSAAELTEKWKTGNLSIAPPAEKVKSWPVVGEKLYDLGLSASQNLEATIAKHQEPIAKMGKAAFSAIAGAGFGVLQFVISIIVAGVLLANAASCSRFADALAFKLAGKVGEDFATQAGKTIASVAKGVLGVAIIQAILAAVGLLLLGVPGAGIWAVVVLVLAIMQLPPILILGPIAAWAFSAYDSTPAALFLVWSIIVSVSDGFLKPLLLGRGLSTPMMVILIGAIGGMMLSGIIGLFVGAVVLALAYELFVSWLFGHPSEQADQEQLQAPESKQASEA; from the coding sequence ATGTCCTCGAGTACGCGCTCTACCAAGCACCTCGTTGAACCAATCGTACAAATTGCCATCTTGGGTCTACTGCTATTTTGGTGTTTTAAAATTGTGGCGCCGTTTATCCAGCCTGTGCTTTGGGGCATGATCATTGCTGTGGCCACCTTCCCTCTTTATAAGATGCTGCAAAAGCGTTTAGGTAAGCGCCAAAAGTTAGCCGCACCTATCTTTACCTTGATCATGCTTGGCTTGCTTATCACCCCGACCTACCACATTGCAGCCAGCATCACGAGCTCAGCCGCCGAGCTAACTGAGAAGTGGAAAACCGGCAACTTATCGATTGCCCCCCCCGCCGAAAAAGTAAAGTCATGGCCTGTCGTTGGTGAAAAGCTCTACGATCTAGGCTTATCGGCCTCACAGAACCTTGAAGCCACAATAGCCAAACACCAAGAGCCCATTGCCAAAATGGGCAAAGCCGCTTTCTCTGCCATAGCAGGTGCCGGCTTTGGTGTCTTACAATTTGTTATCTCCATTATTGTCGCCGGTGTTCTATTGGCTAATGCCGCCAGTTGCAGCCGTTTTGCCGATGCCCTTGCATTTAAATTGGCAGGTAAAGTCGGCGAAGACTTTGCCACGCAAGCGGGGAAAACCATCGCTAGTGTTGCCAAAGGCGTATTAGGTGTGGCGATTATTCAAGCTATTCTAGCGGCGGTAGGCCTGCTTTTATTAGGTGTACCTGGCGCAGGTATTTGGGCTGTTGTTGTGCTTGTACTGGCCATCATGCAGTTACCGCCTATTTTGATCCTAGGCCCTATTGCCGCCTGGGCCTTCTCAGCTTACGACAGCACTCCTGCGGCCTTGTTTTTAGTTTGGAGCATCATTGTTAGCGTGAGTGATGGTTTCTTAAAACCGCTGTTATTAGGCAGAGGCTTATCAACCCCTATGATGGTGATTCTGATTGGCGCCATTGGCGGCATGATGCTTTCAGGCATTATTGGTTTATTTGTCGGCGCGGTTGTCTTGGCCCTAGCCTACGAACTATTTGTATCGTGGTTATTTGGGCACCCAAGTGAGCAAGCCGATCAAGAACAGTTACAAGCACCAGAAAGCAAGCAGGCTTCAGAAGCTTAA
- a CDS encoding GntR family transcriptional regulator produces the protein MNNWNDSVPIYKQLEAQLVSWILNGEYAEGEALPSVRKLSVELNINHLTVAKAFDALVHNSIIEKRRGLGMFVLSGAREKLADSEKQKFLDQELPQFVNRMRDLELDLNAVLEKIQQEVGGGNE, from the coding sequence TTGAATAACTGGAACGACAGTGTACCAATCTACAAACAACTGGAAGCTCAGTTGGTGTCGTGGATTTTGAACGGTGAATACGCAGAGGGCGAGGCTTTGCCTTCGGTGCGAAAGCTCTCGGTAGAGCTAAATATTAACCATCTTACGGTAGCCAAGGCCTTTGATGCCTTGGTACACAACAGCATTATTGAAAAGCGACGGGGCTTAGGCATGTTCGTATTAAGCGGAGCTAGGGAAAAGCTGGCTGATAGTGAAAAGCAAAAATTTTTAGATCAAGAGCTACCTCAGTTTGTTAATCGCATGCGCGATTTGGAACTCGATCTAAACGCGGTACTGGAAAAAATTCAGCAAGAAGTAGGTGGCGGCAATGAGTGA
- a CDS encoding ABC transporter ATP-binding protein, with amino-acid sequence MSEVISARNVNKHYGRKVALQSVDFDVGKGEIVGLIGPNGAGKTTLLKSILGLAPCDGDLSVLGKKPETERVQLMEQVSFVADTAILPSWLRVSQGLEFMQAVHPRFDIDKARTFLADSNIKEDMKVRQMSKGMVTLTHLALVLAIDSSLLVLDEPTLGLDIINRKKFYQRLLSDYFDGDKTIVITTNQVEEIEHLINRAMFINDGHLVLDESVEAMSERYCQVQVTKDQIEQAKALSPFYVQNSLAGYHCFYEGKRRQELESLGPVISPSLADLFVAKVSKSEGAE; translated from the coding sequence ATGAGTGAAGTCATATCAGCTCGAAATGTGAATAAGCATTACGGTCGAAAGGTTGCGCTGCAGTCGGTTGATTTTGACGTCGGTAAGGGGGAAATTGTGGGCCTTATTGGTCCCAATGGTGCGGGTAAAACCACACTCTTAAAAAGCATACTTGGCCTGGCCCCGTGTGATGGCGACTTAAGCGTGCTTGGCAAAAAGCCAGAAACAGAGCGTGTTCAGCTTATGGAGCAAGTGAGCTTTGTTGCTGATACCGCCATTTTGCCGAGTTGGTTAAGGGTTTCACAAGGCCTTGAGTTTATGCAGGCTGTGCATCCTCGTTTTGATATCGACAAAGCCCGTACTTTTCTTGCCGACAGCAATATTAAAGAAGATATGAAAGTGCGCCAAATGTCCAAAGGCATGGTCACTTTGACTCATCTTGCACTTGTCTTGGCGATCGACTCTTCTTTATTGGTCTTAGATGAGCCAACTTTGGGCTTGGATATCATCAATCGTAAAAAGTTTTACCAGCGCCTACTTAGTGATTATTTTGATGGCGATAAAACCATTGTGATTACTACCAACCAAGTCGAAGAAATCGAACACTTGATTAACCGAGCCATGTTTATAAACGATGGTCACTTGGTATTGGATGAAAGTGTTGAGGCCATGAGCGAACGCTATTGCCAAGTGCAAGTCACTAAAGATCAGATTGAGCAGGCTAAGGCCCTGTCGCCGTTTTATGTGCAAAACAGCTTGGCAGGGTATCACTGCTTTTACGAAGGCAAGCGCCGACAAGAGCTTGAGAGCTTGGGGCCTGTGATTAGCCCAAGTTTGGCCGATTTATTTGTTGCAAAAGTTAGCAAATCTGAAGGAGCAGAATAA
- a CDS encoding DinB family protein yields the protein MKSQLSMLANYNLRMNKQVYTCIEGLSSESFIEDRGLYFGSICGTLNHLLVGDILWLKRFASHPSTFAALDYVRRLEKPTALDAVIYTDFKALKAVRIRMDAMLCEFIQSLNETDLKGSLSYKNTKGDSFCKSMAALLLHLFNHQTHHRGQITTVLNQLGFDYGVTDLLLEIPDR from the coding sequence ATGAAATCTCAACTAAGCATGTTAGCTAATTACAACTTGCGTATGAATAAGCAGGTTTATACCTGTATAGAAGGGCTCAGCAGCGAGTCCTTTATTGAAGATCGGGGACTGTATTTTGGTTCTATTTGCGGCACCTTGAACCACTTATTGGTGGGGGACATCCTTTGGCTAAAGCGCTTTGCTTCCCACCCGAGTACCTTTGCTGCATTAGATTATGTGCGCCGCTTAGAAAAACCTACAGCTTTGGACGCTGTTATATATACCGATTTTAAGGCTTTAAAAGCTGTACGTATAAGAATGGACGCTATGTTGTGTGAATTTATCCAAAGCCTGAACGAAACCGATTTAAAAGGCAGTTTAAGCTATAAGAACACCAAGGGAGATAGTTTCTGTAAAAGTATGGCGGCTTTACTCTTGCATTTGTTTAATCACCAAACTCACCATCGTGGTCAAATTACCACAGTGTTAAATCAGCTAGGCTTTGATTATGGTGTGACGGATCTGCTTCTGGAGATTCCGGATCGATAG